GAGCAGTACACTTTAGAAATTGGGAGACATACATTACACCCATACTTAAAACCACAATGATAGCAATCTTCTTCCGACGGTGCATCTGTAGCCGCCAGACAATGATGCTGGGGATGCATAGCAGCCATATATCAGTTACGATGGTGAAGCTGGCCGAGCCGAGAAAGAACCCGACTTGTGCGATGCACGTTCCGCCTTTCACTAGTTCTCCATCCTTCATTCCATTTTCATCTGCCCCGGCGGCCTTTTGCGCGGCTAGATCCATGGCCGGGTGGGCGTACGCATAGCGCAGGGGAGTGCATTGGAACAGGTCAGCCAGAAATATAGCAATCATGAGCGCAATATTAACCCAGAATAAAAGGCGGAGGTTCCAACGGACAACGGGCCGACGGTCTTCGAGGCGGcccatgaagatgatgacagAGGCTTTGACGATGGCTAGGATGGGATTGTAGAGGAGTTGGTTTGCTATGTTGTATTTCTCCCCAAGGACTTGTTCGTCGAGACTTTGCTTTGGAATGTCCCAGACGTGGTATCCTTGCCAGGTGACTGTTGTATCTGTATGATAGACAAGAGGCCATTAGCAATGGGAGAGGAACTGGCATCGGGTACGTACACATCCAGTCCGTGGCTGCCTGTCCAACTGCGAGTAACTAGTGCTTAGGTTAGACACAAGGCCGGGTCGTAAAGGGCAAGAGGCATACCCATGCAACAATAATTAAGCCATCATCTAGGAAATTAGCCTGATAGCCAATATGTGCTCTGGTCGTCAGCTAACTCACCCCAGCCAAATTGTCGGATGAGATATCGCGAGTAGAATCTCAATATAACCACCAGTGTACtgagggctgggaagatggcgatAACGATCAACCCCGGCTTTTGAATGCTGTCTGCCATGGTCTGGCACAAGCCGGTTAACGAGGTTAACGTAGCAATACCTGCACATAATCCCGTACCTCAATTGGATTGATACGAGGGCCTCAACCCATGTCGAGCGCGGTTACGCCAGCGAAGCCCAGAATTGAGTGTCGGATCCAAGTGAGTGATCCGGATATCAGTTGAGCTGGGACGGTCCAGCACGGTCCCTGAGCACATATATGCCACCGGCATCGGGACACAACCTCGACACCATCTTGAAAAgtttaattcttaatttccAAATACTCGGGCTCGGAGGGAGAGAGACGAATCTCCGGGGGGTTGCTGTTCCTCGTAACTCCAATACTTGTCGCTCGTATATTCCCGGTTGTTACTTGCCGTGGCGCTTATGATAGGCGGATTAACCGTCATTTACAAGACACCAGGATCTGTTACCTTGCGATTCCCCGGTGGTAAATTGACTTTGGTGGATTGGGGGCGGGAACCATATTGTATTTTTTGGAGACCAAAGTTGGATCGATCGAATTCCGGCTTACTGCTCCACTCCAGATTGGCTGTTTAATGAATCCACATTGTATCTGAAACCCGGCAATCACCGGAACGTGTTCGTCTGGTCCTGATTGGGGCCCCTgtggaaggaagaaaggggcCGAGATGCAGCATGTATCGCCAATAATGCAGATGCGCTGGCTTTGATCACTCCCCTTTTAATCAAATGCCGGAACTTAAATCGACGACAAACTCTCTCTCGCCTTCCAGACTCCCGCACACCTTCGTATCCTTCCAAGTCAAAATGGGGGTGTTCACGCCGCGCGCCCTATGCCTCCTCCTGGCCACTGTCGCCGCAACTACAGGCAGTCCCTTCGGTGCACTGGGCAGCACGGTGTCCCCGAGTGGCAAGGAATACTTCGACTTCGAGAaggtccagctccagcctaCCGATCTGCAGCGTCTGGGTGATTCCGAGGCAGCCCTATTCGACTTCGATTCGTTGGATGGTCACAATGCCAATGCCCCCCGGTCGCAGGCCTCCTGCAAGGTTTATCCAGGAGACGAGTCTTGGCCAGACGACGCCAAATGGGCCTCGCTGAACAAGACAACTGGAGGGTCTCTGATCAGGGCTGTTCCTCGCGCATCAACATGCTACAGTGGCTCCGGGCATGATGCTGCTGACTGCCAATACCTGACCTCGCAATGGACCAATTCGCATTTCCAGTATATCTCTCACATGTTTGCACACCTGTCGTATTATTCTGTGCTAACACCACCAGTCTCCCCGACCCTATTGAAATGTTGTCCCCTGTATACCAGGGCCTCACGTGCCAGCCCACCAACGACACTGACGCAAAATGCACCATGGGTGGTTACCCTCTTTACGTTATCAATGCCACCAATGTTGCCCAGGTCCAGCTGGGCATTAATTTCGCACGCGAGACGGGCATCCGCTTGGTCGTCAAGAACACGGGTCACGACTTCTCAGGCAAGTCCGGTGGCGGTGGTTCCCTGAGTATCTGGACACATAACCTCAAAGACGCCAAGTACATTGAAAACTACAAGGCTGAA
This region of Aspergillus puulaauensis MK2 DNA, chromosome 5, nearly complete sequence genomic DNA includes:
- a CDS encoding uncharacterized protein (COG:S;~EggNog:ENOG410PP5C;~TransMembrane:7 (o12-30i42-61o94-111i123-142o189-213i225-246o266-288i);~antiSMASH:Cluster_5.9) yields the protein MADSIQKPGLIVIAIFPALSTLVVILRFYSRYLIRQFGWDDGLIIVAWLLAVGQAATDWMYTTVTWQGYHVWDIPKQSLDEQVLGEKYNIANQLLYNPILAIVKASVIIFMGRLEDRRPVVRWNLRLLFWVNIALMIAIFLADLFQCTPLRYAYAHPAMDLAAQKAAGADENGMKDGELVKGGTCIAQVGFFLGSASFTIVTDIWLLCIPSIIVWRLQMHRRKKIAIIVVLSMGVIVTAVGIARLAVYAHRYRPDNPDPTYDIGHITSSIEVNVAIMTASATAFPALLSRIAPRIWSSIDRNSERRRRTKPSWSATMGGGSGTRSGARRGRERASYIMMGNIKAHDGTDTSQEGIIRQETHSAVSPKDGI